In Microcella indica, the genomic window CCCGACACGGTCGTGTTCTACTCCGACCCGGCCAACGAAGGCTTCGCCCGCGGCATCGCGCAGCAGTTGCGTGTTGCCGACATCGAGCTCTCCGACGCCTTCCCCGGTGCTCCCATCACCGTCGTGCTCGGCGCGGACTACTCGGCACGCGGCTGACGCCCGGCCCCGGGCATCCCGAATCGGCGTTACGCCGACGTTTCGACTCTGTGAAGAGTGCTCGCGGCCCCTGGTGACGGTCGTGCTGCGGTGGTTAGCATCGCTCCACGCACAGCAAGGAGTCACCGCATGACCAAGGGAACCGTCAAGTGGTTCAACGCCGAGAAGGGCTTCGGCTTCATCACTCTCGAGGGAGGGGAGCAGGACGTCTTCGTCCACTACTCGGCCATCGACATGCCCGGCTACAAGGTTCTCGAAGAGGGTCAGGCGGTGAGCTTCGAGGTGGGCACCGGCTCGAAGGGCCCTCAGGCCGAAGGCGTCACCGTCCTCTGACGGCGCGCCCGCTTCGCGCCTCACCTCCCGCCTCCGCCTGCGCGGTTACGCTGTCGCCATGAGGATGCGCGCACGCAGTCGCTGGTCGGCAGCGGTCGGCGTGCTCGCGGCCCTCGCCCTGGCCAGCGGGTGCGCCGCTGAGCGCGAGTTGCCGGTGCCGACGGCGACGCCCGAGTACGTGCCGGTGTTCGAGGAGCCCGAACCGTACACGCTCGCCCCGCTAACGGGAGAGCAGGTGGCGCCCGGCTCGCTCGACCACCCCTCGATCGCAGCGAAGATCGACAACAACATCAACGCCCGCCCCCAGATCGGCCTCGGGCGGGCCGACATCGTCTACGAGATCCTCGTGGAGGGCGGCGCCACGCGCCACATCGCCGTGTGGCACTCCGACATTCCCGACGAGATCGGCCCGATCCGCTCCGTACGACCGGTCGACCCCGACGTCGTGTCGCCGTTGGGCGGCGTCTTCGCGTACTCGGGCGGTCAGTACCGGTTCGTCGTCGCGATGCAGAACGCTCCCGTGTACAACGCGATCCACGGGCAGGCAGACACCGCGGAGACCATCTTCCGCGGCACCAACGCCCCGGCCCCGCACAACGTCATCGTGCGCGCGCCGCAGATCGTGGCGCAGCAGGGCAGGCTCGACCCGCCTCCGCAGCTGTTCGCCTTCGCGGAGAGCGTCGCCGCGGCGACCGCCACGAAGGAGGGCTCGCCCACGGCCCGCATCGGGCTGCAGTTCTCCGTCGGCAACACGCCCGCGTGGGAGTGGAACGCCGAGAGCGAGCGCTGGGTGCGCTTCATGCACGGCGGCGCCGTCGATCGGGATGCCTCGGGCGACCAGCTCGCCGCCGTCAACGTCGTGACGCTCCGGGTGCCCGTGCAGGTCATCCAGAGCATTCCGACGGTCGGTCTGCGGGGCTCGGGCGACGCGTGGGTCTCCACGGGCGGGGGCACCGTGCGCGCCCAGTGGTCGAAGAGCGGCCTCACCGACACCATCCGTCTGCTCGACGAGCACGGAGTCGCCGTGCGCCTCGCGCCCGGCAATACGTGGGTCGAGCTCGTCCCCCTCGCGGGCGACGTGACCTTCCGCGCCCCCTAGCCCCACCCCGCTTCCCGCCAGATCTGACGGGAACGGGCGCTCGCCAAATGCCTGAGCGCCCATTCGGGTCAGATCTGGCTCACGGCGGGTCGTGTTGGCTTGCACTCGAAGGGTGCGAGTGCCAGAATCAGTTAGCACTCGCGATAGCCGAGTGCCAGAGCTACTGCACGTGATACGTCCGGGAGGGACGAAAGACACCCATGGCTAAATTGATTGCTTTTGACGAAGAGGCCCGCCGCGGCCTCGAGCGCGGCCTGAACATCCTGGCCGACGCAGTGCGCGTCACCCTCGGCCCGCGCGGCCGCAACGTCGTGCTGGAGAAGAAGTGGGGCGCCCCCACGATCACCAACGACGGCGTCTCCATCGCCAAGGAGATCGAGCTGGAGGACCCGTTCGAGAAGATCGGTGCCGAGCTGGTCAAGGAGGTCGCGAAGAAGACCGATGACGTCGCCGGCGACGGTACGACGACCTCGGTCGTGCTCGCCCAGGCGCTCGTGCGCGAGGGCCTGCGCAACGTCGCGGCCGGCGCCGACCCCATCAGCCTCAAGCGCGGCATCGAGAAGGCCACGCAGGCCGTCTCGGCCCAGCTGCTGAAGAACGCCAAGGAGGTCGAGACCAAGGAGGAGATCGCCGCCACCGCGAGCATCTCCGCCGCCGACCCCGAGATCGGCGCGCTCATCGCCGAGGCCATCGACAAGGTGGGCAAGGAGGGCGTCGTCACGGTCGAGGAGTCGAACACCTTCGGCACCGAGCTCGAGCTCACCGAGGGTATGCGCTTCGACAAGGGCTACCTCTCGGCGTACTTCGTCACCGACCCCGAGCGCCAGGAAGCGGTCTTCGAAGACCCCTACGTGCTCATCGTCAACGGCAAGATCTCGGCGATCAAGGACCTGCTCCCCGTCGTGGACAAGGTGATCCAGAGCGGCAAGCAGCTGCTCATCATCGCCGAGGACGTCGAGGGCGAGGCCCTTGCGACGCTCGTGGTCAACAAGATCCGCGGCATCTTCAAGTCGGTCGCCGTCAAGGCTCCCGGCTTCGGCGACCGCCGCAAGGCCATGCTGCAGGACATCGCGATCCTCACCGGCGGTCAGGTCATCAGCGAGGAGGTCGGTCTCAAGCTCGAGAACGCCACCCTCGACCTGCTGGGCCGCGCGCGCAAGGTCGTCATCACGAAGGACGAGACGACGATCGTGGAGGGCGCCGGCGAGGCCGACGCCATCGCGGGCCGCGTCAAGCAGATCCGCGCCGAGATCGAGAACACCGACAGCGACTACGACCGCGAGAAGCTCCAGGAGCGCCTCGCGAAGCTCGCCGGCGGCGTCGCCGTCATCAAGGCGGGTGCCGCGACCGAGGTGGAGCTCAAGGAGCGCAAGCACCGCATCGAGGATGCCGTGCGCAACGCCAAGGCCGCCGTCGAGGAGGGCATCGTCGCCGGTGGTGGCGTCGCCCTCATCCAGGCGGGCAAGATGGCCTTCGAGTCGAAGGAGCTCACCGACCTCGTCGGTGACGAGGCGACGGGTGCGAACATCGTCCGCCTCGCCGTCGACTCGCCGCTCAAGCAGATCGCGCTCAACGCCGGCATGGAGGCGGGTGTCGTTGCCGAGAAGGTGCGCAACCTTCCCATCGGGCACGGCCTCAACGCCGCGACCGGCGAGTACGGCGACATGCTCGCCGCCGGCATCGCCGACCCGGTGAAGGTGACGCGCTCGGCGCTGCTCAACGCCGCGTCGATCGCCGGGCTGTTCCTCACGACGGAGGCCGTCGTGGCAGACAAGCCGGAGAAGAACCCGCAGCCGATGGGCGACCCTTCGGGGGGCATGGACTTCTAGTCCAGCCAGCTCACTGCACCGACAACGGGGCGGCATCCCTCACGGGATGCCGCCCCGTTTCGTGTGTGCGGCAGGCGGCACTGCTCAGGCGGCGTCGCGCGCCTCGGCGAGACCGACGAAGAGCTGGGTGTTGAAGTCGTACGCGACCATGACCTCGTCGATCACGCGCTCGCGCTCGTCGTCGTTCCACGCGACGGTATCGAGCTGATGCCGGTAGGTGTCCTTGAAGGCGCCCGGGTCGGCAATCTGGTCGAAGAGGTAGAAGCCGATGCCGTTGGTCTCGAATCCGAAGCGCCGCGCCATGACCTTTGCGATGTACTGGCCGCCGGAGAGGTCGCCGAGGTAGCGCGTGTAGTGGTGGGCGACATAGCCCGCGGGCCAGGTGGCGGCGACCTCGAGGATGCGCGCCGCGTATCGGCGCGTGATCTCGAGCGGCGCGATGCGCGCGCGCCAGTCGCCGCCGTGAAGGAACGCCAGGTCGTTCTCGAGCGCGGGCAGGCGCGTGAGTGCGGGGGAGAGGAAGGGTGCGACGTCGGGGTTCTCGCGCATCGCCGGCTGCACGCTCTCCAGGGCCTCGTAGATGACGTAGTGCTGCTCGACGAGGGCGACGTAGTCCTCCCGGGAGCCCGCCCCCGCCATGAGGTCGCTCATGAACGTGGCGCTCTCACTGCTGCTGTGCCCACGAGCGGTGCGCTCACGCACGAGGCGCGAGAAGGGGATGACGTCAGGCTCGGGTGCGGTCACGGTGATCTCCAGGCTAGGTAAGGCGCACCTAACCTATCGCTCACCCGAGCGAGGCGCCAGAGGTCGAGCGGCCAGAGTCTGAGATACCGAGGGTCCGGGCGCTCGCGACGCTAGTCGTGGGCACGAGGCTCGATCCCGAGCGCCGCGCACGCGCGATCGTAGAGCACGACGATCTCCCGTCGAATCTGCGGCCGAGCGCTGATGGGTGCCGTCCACTCCACCCGCAGAGGGTGCTCCGCCCCCTGGCTCGCGTCTGTCTCGTACACCCACTCTCCCGCCTCGCCGTCGACGCCGACCATGCGCGCACGCACGGCAGCGCGATCACCGAACGCTCGGGCGATGAGCAGGTTGTCGTCGGCGTGATCCCCGTTCATGTGGGTGAGCACGCCCGCGACGATGGCGGGGTCGAAACTGGTCACACCCACCAGACTAGGGCGCGGAGCATCGGTCAGCGCAGGAAGAGCCGGGCGTTCTGATGCTCTATCTCGGCGTAGTGCTGCCCCGCGTGCGCGAGCGCCTCGGTCAGGGCGCCGAGTGACTGCTCGACCCGCTGCTGCGTCGCGCTCCAGTCAGCGACGAGCGATTGGAAGGCGCTCGCGGCGGAGCCCGTCCACGATCCCTGCAGCGACACGAGCTGGTTCTGCAGCGCGGCGACCTCTGCCTGGATGCGCCCGATCGACCCGCGGGCTGCGCCCGTTGCCGAGATCACCGCATCGCTGTCCACCTGATATCGCGTCATGACGTCCTCCTGTCCCGCAAGGGCGAGCCCCCCGCTGCACAGCAGAGTAGGAGCGCGCGTCAGGAGCCGGATGCCGCGTCGGCCCCCTGCTCACCTGCGGGTGTCTCGTCGCTCTTGGGGAGGAGCGGCAGGGTGACTCGGAAGGTCGCGCCGCCGCCCGGGGTGTCGACAACGTCGATGCGGCCATGGTGGTGATCGACGATGGAGGCAGCGATCGCGAGACCGAGACCAGAGCCGCCTGTGTCTCGGGCCCGCGAGGAGTCGGCGCGGAAGAAGCGCTGGAAGATCTTCTCCTTCAACTGCGGCGGGATGCCCTCGCCATGGTCGACGACCGCGATCGTGCCGAGTCCCAAGAGAGGGTCCGCCCCTACCGCGATCTCGAGCGGAGACCCCTCGGGCGTGAACCGCACCGCGTTGCCGATGAGGTTGGTGATCACTTGGCGCAACTTGTTCTCCTCGCCGAGCACCACGGCGGGCGCGGGAGGTGAGGAGGCCTCGGGGGCCTCGGGCTCGGTCACCACCGAGCGGCCTCGGCGGCGACGCAGTCGCGCGAGAGCCGAGCCGGCCAGCGCGATCGCGCCGGTTGGGGCTGGGGCGCTCGGCGACTCGGCGGGGTCGGCGTGAGCGGTGCGGCTCGCAGCCTCGGGGGCGTCGGCCGGGGCATCCTTCTCGATCGCCTCGCCCTCGGGTGCGTACTCGTCGAGGACGACCGTCACCTCGCGGTCCGGTGCGCCCGCCATGGCGTCGAGGGCCGCATCGCGAGCGAGGTCGGCCAGGTCGACGGGCGCCAGCTCGAGAGGGCGCGACTCGTCGAGCCGCGCGAGCTCGAGCAGGTCGGCCACGAGGGCGCCCATGCGCACGGCCTCCTTCTCGATGCGCTCCATCGCCTGAGCGACATCCTCGGGCTTCTGCAGGGCTCCCATGCGGTACAGCTCGGCGTAGCCCCGCACCGAGACAAGCGGAGTGCGCAACTCGTGGCTGGCGTCGCCGACGAAGCGTCGCATCTGGCTGATCGTCGCGGCGCGGTCGGCGAACGCCCGGTCGATGCGCGAGAGCATCGTGTTGAGAGAGCGGTTGAGTCGGCCGACCTCGGTGTTGGGGGTCGCTCCGCCCAGTCGCTGGCTGAAGTCGCCTCCCGCAAACCGCGCGGCCGTCGCCTCCACGTCGCGCAACGGTCGGAACGTGGAGGTCACGAGCAGGCGCGTCAGGGCAGCGCTGAGGATGACGACGACGAGACCGAAGCCCAGGAAGATCGAGGCGAACGACCCGATCACGCCGTTCGTGTCGGCCAGGTCGGCGCCGATCACGAGGGTCGCGGCGTGCGTCGTCTCCGACTCGCTGTCGACGACGGCGAGAGGGAAGGTCGCCACGCGCCACTGGGTCGTGCGGTCCTGGCTCGCGACGGTGATGCCGCCCTCGACGCGCTCGAGGTACTCGGCGGTCAGTCGCGAGACGTCGGGTGCGCGATCCCGGCTCGCGGAGCCCACGTTGTCGTCGATGATGACGCCGTCCCCGGCGACGGCGCCGAAGTAGAACTGGCTGGAGAAGACAGACGGAGTCAGCTCGTCGAAGGAGGCGAAGTCTTCGAGGCTGAAGGTCGCGGGCGACTGCGGCACCTGCTCTTCGGCGACCTGCAGCAGCTGCCGGTCGACTTCGTCGACGAGCGTGCGCTGCAGCACCGTGAGGGTGCCCATGCCGACGACGAGCAGACCTACGGTGACGACGAGGACGGTCACGCCGGTGATCTTGGAGCGTAGGGAGATGCCCTCCCACCACTGCGTCAGCTGCTCATGCATCGGGAGCCAAGGCTAGACCTTGGCCGCCTTGAGCATGTAGCCGAACCCCCGCTTGGTCTGGATGAGCGGCTCATCGGTGTGCTGGTCGAGCTTGCGGCGCAGGTACGAGATGTAGCTCTCGACGATGCCAGCGTCGCCGTTGAAGTCGTACTCCCACACGTGGTCGAGAATCTGCGCCTTCGAGAGCACACGGTTGGGGTTGAGCATGAGGTAGCGCAAGAGCTTGAACTCGGTGGGGCTCAACTCGATGACGGCGTCGCCGACCGTGACCTCGTGCGTGTCCTGGTCCATGATGAGCTCGCCCGTGCGGATGACGGCGTCGTCCTCCTCCTGCATGGTGCGGCGCAGGATCGCCTTGATGCGTGCGACGATCTCGTCGAGGCTGAACGGCTTGGTGACGTAGTCGTCGCCGCCGACCGTCAGACCCATGATCTTGTCGTCGGTGTCGTCCTTCGCGGTGAGGAAGAGGATGGGGCTTGTGTAGCCGCTCGACCGCAGGCGCTTGGTGACGCCGAACCCGTTGATGTCGGGCAGCATCACGTCGAGGATGATGAGGTCGGGCTCCTCTTCGAGCACGGCGGAGATCGCCTGCGCCCCGTTGCTCACGGCGCGCACGGCGAAGCCGGCGAACCGCAGGCTCGTCGTCAGGAGGTCGCGGATGTTCGGCTCGTCATCGACGATGAGAATCTTGGGTCCGTCAGGCATGGGGCCATTCTCTGCGCGTTTGTTGTGGGTTTCCTGAATGCCCGAAGGGCGCCGTCGGTCTCGCCCGCTCCCATCGATTCCTCAACATTGTCGGATGCTCGGCCTAGGGTTCCCGTATGAACATTGTGCTCATCCCCGGCTTCTGGCTCGACGGCGCTTCGTGGTCGGGCGTGACACCTCCTCTCGCGAGGGCCGGCCACACCGTCCACACTCCCACCATGCCCGGCAAGCGGCAGGGTGACCGAGCTCTGTCGGGCATCGGGCTCCACGATCACGTCGATGCCGTGCTGGAGATCGTGGACGCGGTCGCGTCCCCCGTCGTGCTCGTCGGGCACTCTGGCGGGGGCAGCATCGCCTGGGCGGCGGCTGATGCGCGCCCGGCGGATATCGCGAGGGTCATCTTCGTCGACGCTCTGCCGTTCCCCGACGGCAGCGCCATCAACGACGAGCTCCCCGTCGAGGGCGACCGCATTCCGCTCCCCGAGTGGGGCTTCTTCGAGGCGGAGGACCTCGTCGATCTCGATGACACCCTGCGCGAGCGATTCCGCACGATCGCGCTTCCGGAACCTGCCGCGGTCGCCACCGATCCTCAGACGCTCCACGACGAGGCACGATTCGCGGTTCCGGTGACGGTCATCGCGTGCGAGTTCCCCGAGGCGATGCTGCGTGATGCGATCTCGGCCGGCGCGCCCTGGACGAGCGAGCTGGCTCAGCTCGAGCAGCTGGAGATCATCGAGCTGCCCACCGGCCACTGGCCGCAGTTCACGAAGCCCGCCGAGCTGGCGCAGAGCATCCTCGCCGCCGTCGATCGCGGCTGACACGCCGCGCTGACCTGTTCGGGGGCGTGCCGTCGCGAGCGCCCGGGCCGAGGATCGTTGCGTGAAGAGGCTTCGTTCCATCGCCCTGGTTGTCGCGCTCGCCCTCGGTAGCGGTGCGCTGCTCGCCGCTCCGGCCCACGCGGCGCCCCAGACGCTCTTCGGCACCACCGTCGACACGGTTGCCCAGCCCTCGGGCGAGAGCGTGCTCGGCGACACCGCCCATGTGCTCTCGATCGGCAGTTCAGTTGACTCGACACTCGGCGCGGCGAGAGGGCTCGATGTGGTCGTCACCCTCCGGGAGAACGGCACCGACCTCGTGACCTGCACGATCCCGGCGGGCAGTCTCTCGTGCAGTCTGTTCACAGGCGACCTGCTCGCGCCGGGTACGCACGCGGTCAGCCTCGTCGCCAGTTCGTCAGGGCGTGATGTCGTGATCGCGTACTTCCCGTTCGACGTACCCGAGGTCCCCGTCGAGGCGGAGCTCGCGGCGACCGGCGCGGTCGGGGAGGGCGCACTCGCCCTCGGCTCGCTCGCACTCCTCGGCGGCGGCCTTCTTCTGGTC contains:
- a CDS encoding cold-shock protein gives rise to the protein MTKGTVKWFNAEKGFGFITLEGGEQDVFVHYSAIDMPGYKVLEEGQAVSFEVGTGSKGPQAEGVTVL
- a CDS encoding DUF3048 domain-containing protein; the protein is MRMRARSRWSAAVGVLAALALASGCAAERELPVPTATPEYVPVFEEPEPYTLAPLTGEQVAPGSLDHPSIAAKIDNNINARPQIGLGRADIVYEILVEGGATRHIAVWHSDIPDEIGPIRSVRPVDPDVVSPLGGVFAYSGGQYRFVVAMQNAPVYNAIHGQADTAETIFRGTNAPAPHNVIVRAPQIVAQQGRLDPPPQLFAFAESVAAATATKEGSPTARIGLQFSVGNTPAWEWNAESERWVRFMHGGAVDRDASGDQLAAVNVVTLRVPVQVIQSIPTVGLRGSGDAWVSTGGGTVRAQWSKSGLTDTIRLLDEHGVAVRLAPGNTWVELVPLAGDVTFRAP
- a CDS encoding sensor histidine kinase, whose product is MHEQLTQWWEGISLRSKITGVTVLVVTVGLLVVGMGTLTVLQRTLVDEVDRQLLQVAEEQVPQSPATFSLEDFASFDELTPSVFSSQFYFGAVAGDGVIIDDNVGSASRDRAPDVSRLTAEYLERVEGGITVASQDRTTQWRVATFPLAVVDSESETTHAATLVIGADLADTNGVIGSFASIFLGFGLVVVILSAALTRLLVTSTFRPLRDVEATAARFAGGDFSQRLGGATPNTEVGRLNRSLNTMLSRIDRAFADRAATISQMRRFVGDASHELRTPLVSVRGYAELYRMGALQKPEDVAQAMERIEKEAVRMGALVADLLELARLDESRPLELAPVDLADLARDAALDAMAGAPDREVTVVLDEYAPEGEAIEKDAPADAPEAASRTAHADPAESPSAPAPTGAIALAGSALARLRRRRGRSVVTEPEAPEASSPPAPAVVLGEENKLRQVITNLIGNAVRFTPEGSPLEIAVGADPLLGLGTIAVVDHGEGIPPQLKEKIFQRFFRADSSRARDTGGSGLGLAIAASIVDHHHGRIDVVDTPGGGATFRVTLPLLPKSDETPAGEQGADAASGS
- a CDS encoding alpha/beta fold hydrolase; protein product: MNIVLIPGFWLDGASWSGVTPPLARAGHTVHTPTMPGKRQGDRALSGIGLHDHVDAVLEIVDAVASPVVLVGHSGGGSIAWAAADARPADIARVIFVDALPFPDGSAINDELPVEGDRIPLPEWGFFEAEDLVDLDDTLRERFRTIALPEPAAVATDPQTLHDEARFAVPVTVIACEFPEAMLRDAISAGAPWTSELAQLEQLEIIELPTGHWPQFTKPAELAQSILAAVDRG
- a CDS encoding WXG100 family type VII secretion target — protein: MTRYQVDSDAVISATGAARGSIGRIQAEVAALQNQLVSLQGSWTGSAASAFQSLVADWSATQQRVEQSLGALTEALAHAGQHYAEIEHQNARLFLR
- a CDS encoding response regulator transcription factor, producing MPDGPKILIVDDEPNIRDLLTTSLRFAGFAVRAVSNGAQAISAVLEEEPDLIILDVMLPDINGFGVTKRLRSSGYTSPILFLTAKDDTDDKIMGLTVGGDDYVTKPFSLDEIVARIKAILRRTMQEEDDAVIRTGELIMDQDTHEVTVGDAVIELSPTEFKLLRYLMLNPNRVLSKAQILDHVWEYDFNGDAGIVESYISYLRRKLDQHTDEPLIQTKRGFGYMLKAAKV
- a CDS encoding DUF2470 domain-containing protein — encoded protein: MTSFDPAIVAGVLTHMNGDHADDNLLIARAFGDRAAVRARMVGVDGEAGEWVYETDASQGAEHPLRVEWTAPISARPQIRREIVVLYDRACAALGIEPRAHD
- a CDS encoding heme oxygenase (biliverdin-producing), which produces MTAPEPDVIPFSRLVRERTARGHSSSESATFMSDLMAGAGSREDYVALVEQHYVIYEALESVQPAMRENPDVAPFLSPALTRLPALENDLAFLHGGDWRARIAPLEITRRYAARILEVAATWPAGYVAHHYTRYLGDLSGGQYIAKVMARRFGFETNGIGFYLFDQIADPGAFKDTYRHQLDTVAWNDDERERVIDEVMVAYDFNTQLFVGLAEARDAA
- the groL gene encoding chaperonin GroEL (60 kDa chaperone family; promotes refolding of misfolded polypeptides especially under stressful conditions; forms two stacked rings of heptamers to form a barrel-shaped 14mer; ends can be capped by GroES; misfolded proteins enter the barrel where they are refolded when GroES binds), which produces MAKLIAFDEEARRGLERGLNILADAVRVTLGPRGRNVVLEKKWGAPTITNDGVSIAKEIELEDPFEKIGAELVKEVAKKTDDVAGDGTTTSVVLAQALVREGLRNVAAGADPISLKRGIEKATQAVSAQLLKNAKEVETKEEIAATASISAADPEIGALIAEAIDKVGKEGVVTVEESNTFGTELELTEGMRFDKGYLSAYFVTDPERQEAVFEDPYVLIVNGKISAIKDLLPVVDKVIQSGKQLLIIAEDVEGEALATLVVNKIRGIFKSVAVKAPGFGDRRKAMLQDIAILTGGQVISEEVGLKLENATLDLLGRARKVVITKDETTIVEGAGEADAIAGRVKQIRAEIENTDSDYDREKLQERLAKLAGGVAVIKAGAATEVELKERKHRIEDAVRNAKAAVEEGIVAGGGVALIQAGKMAFESKELTDLVGDEATGANIVRLAVDSPLKQIALNAGMEAGVVAEKVRNLPIGHGLNAATGEYGDMLAAGIADPVKVTRSALLNAASIAGLFLTTEAVVADKPEKNPQPMGDPSGGMDF